The window ACTTAAATGATTTGTGATTTTCGAAGAGTTAGAGCAGCCGAACCCAATAAGATAGCAATTATAACACAATGTCTTCCGACGAGTTAGAACAACTGAACCCAATAATATTGTACTTGACTGTGAGCCACTCACATACCGGAAATATTGTATAGCTAAATATTAGCCGTGATATACTTTCATTCACAACTGAAACaattgtataatatattttattgtgaCCTACTTTCATCGGAAACAATAATATTGGATAAtgtcaaaaatatttgaaatatttgtatAACATACTTGGTTGCGAGCTACTTTCATTCACACTagaaatattgtatatattatttgactACATACTTCCTTAGCAAAAATACTATATAAccaattttgttatatatatgtaatcatCTATTTGGTGATGGTTATGCAACACTATAACTTCAATGTCGTGTTTAGTTAGGAAGAATAGAATGAAATGAGATAATAGAGGTTGGAGCACaatctgaaaaaaaatttgactaCAACCTAGGCAAAATAAGAATGGGATAATAGAGGTTGGAGCAaagcttaaaaaaaaatttgagtgGAGGCAAAATAAGAGGGAATGAAGCATTTCTTCCTTCCCAAATTAGTGGTATGATCTTGGTACAGGGACGATGCAGGAAATGAAAGAAGAAATGAAATGTGtaaataaaatacctataaCATAGTTCAAAAATCATTCCATATTGATTCATCCAAACAAACCAAACATAACATAAGATACTTATCGTACATGCATAATCCACAACCGGTTTTCTGTCCGTTCTGACATATGATGTCAGAACTTGCCAAATGTATTACCCTAATATTTGGATATATTTCTCAGGAAACAAAAGTTGTTCTTCAAGGAGATGAAAAAGGgagaagaaaaatctgctcaaccACCAAGGTTCTTATAAATTTGTAATAACCAAAGTACATATCAGAATGACAATTACATTacataaaaaagaaacaagTCGATTCATTTCATCCCTACACAAGATCGGGTGGCGTTTTCCTCATCGATCCATCATACAAATACAAGGGAAAAGAGAATCCAGTCACTGATGCAACTATTTCACTTGCTATCATTATAATCTTTTCAAGCTTTTCTTTCTTGCATCGATCTTCTTCTTGTCTGCATTAACCTTGGGCAACCCAACATTTTCCTTATTTTTCATCACTGGCGCCAGTGAAGAAGTTGCCGAGCCACTAATTCCCGTATCTGTCACTGTACTGGAGGCAGCATTTGTCGACTGGTCTTGACTTCCTTTGACCACAGTATTAGTAGTAGGGGCCAATGGAGATGGCAATGGAACTGCAGCGCCTGTTGCACCATTCTTCTGTTCAGTGCTAAGAACTGAGGTGTTGGTCTGGCCAACATTTAAAGCAGTGGTCGACTCAGAAATTGCTCCATTTTTAAACTTTGGTTTTGGCTTTATAGCATGACAATCAGTGTAGATCCTGTGGTTTTAAAAAAGCCACATCATAATGCAAGGAGAGCAAAAGAGAATTTTATATGTTGACAAGTACTGCCTAGTGGCAAAAGGTGTCTCTCTTCCCATTAAGGGTCTGAGAATCCTCATCCCCCTCCCCCTCAAACAAAAACTATACAAGAAATATGAAATTGGTTTAAAGATTGCAATCAAGATTTGAGAACCTAGATATCATGTGAATAAAAATGCACCCAGTAAGATGTTGAATACTTCACTCATTTTGAATAATAGACAGAACAATATAAGGTATGCCTATACTGACCCCGTTTGTCTAGTACACCCCAAAATAATAGTGTCTcttgaatattttgatattatttgtCCATCTCTAGCCAATACAAAGTAGCAAACTAAATCCCAAAATTACCCTCACTTATTTGTCATTTCAATGTTGAATTCTCTTTTTATTGCGAGTAAATgcaaaaaaaatactccctccgtcccatctaATTCTTATCATTAtgggacgggggctcggcacgcacTTTAAGACTCTTAAAGAGTAtaattctattattttttatttttttttcttctgaataaaaatttaacatttatatttttatacagaaaaagaaaattttaaaaaagagttatgaaattatattttatatgtggcTTCAAATGCGTGCCGAATATTGAAAAAGAAATgcaaagaaatggatgggacagagggagtatgcaACTTGGGAAAAAGATGACATCTAAAGTTTCAATGTGTGCCAATTTTATGGTGAATGGCGTATTATAGGACACCGGTCTCTTTTGGTGAAATCTTCCCACTGTCTCTTTAACTTGGGTGAGAGTCCGGGAGCAGGTGAGGTTCGAACCCTGTGACCCTTTAGATCAAGGCAAGGCCCTGTTTCCGCCGGGGCAGCTCTCACACTCTAATGTTGGTTAATTTTTTACAAGAGACTaataaaatgggatggagggagtaatgtttTACATGTTTAGACAAACACAAAAAGTTACTTGCACTTAGAAATTTACTTTTAAGCTAAAACAAGGCTGTAGGTAAACTCAGGTGTACGTCTGTTGTAGTGTAATTTGTCAAAACCAGGAAACTTATCTCTCACCTGGCATATCTAGCGTACTCTTCATAATCATCAAGCAGCATCTTTCCGGCCTGCTCATTCAAAGCTGATCCCGGAAATGGTTCAATCAGTAAGCATCTAATGACCTGTCCACGGAAGGGAATAAGTTGaacatatcattatataaagCATGCCAAGTCAGAGGAAAAGAAATGTAAACTTAAGTACTTTGCAATAAGTAGCAAAGAAAACAAAGTGGATCTTTACAtcataaagaaaacaaaacatCAAAAATCTCATAAACTTACAATAAGAACATGTCTTAAGCCAAGACCAGGGTTCCAATCCTTTTTCAACGTGTTGACACAGATCTCACCATTTTTTGGTGCGACGTTCGGGTGGAAAATCTTGGTCAAAAAATAGCCTGAAAAACAGCATAGGCAAAGTGTTGTTCTGTAGCTCAGGAATAAATTACTAGAACCACGAATGGAAGAGAACTTTTGACAATAAACAGATAAACATGGGAGCAAATTTTATCTTCACTTCACTACAAGTAACACTGAAGCCTTATTTTTTATTGGCATGTAACAGAAGTAATGATGATAAGAACAAGTGCACCAAGAGGTTGTAAGATTCAGGCAACAGTATGATTCCTGAACCACCAATTCCACCACAAGAGAGTGAAAAAGTAGATATCTTAACCTTCAAGACAGAGACCACTAAACAAGACCATGCAAATGAATAGAAATTAAAGAATGCAATTGCATTGTACTTCCAATATCTTTTGGGATAACAAGCAAGTGTAAAGAAGGTCAGAATGTAAGTTTCAACAGTTAATGTTTTTTTAGAAGTAGAAACAGTGTAACACGATGGTCCTAGGATCTTAAGTACCATATTGACTTTTTGAATATAGATCCAACAAACCTGCGGGAGGAGAATGCGGGTAATCATGACCAAGTATTAACTTCATCCGAAAAACACCATTGGCATAAGGTGTCCCAGCTGCAAGACACGAGATCCTTGAAGTCAGAACAGAGAATTAAATGACTCATCGAAGGCATCATAATTGAGGTATAGTTTGTTACCTGGTCCTTCTATATCAGCAAAAATGGTTGAAAAATCATCATCATTAACACCCACTCTAATGCCCTCGGGAGGAGTTTCGTCAAGATTTTTCAGTTCCTTGGCAAGCTGCTTTATAACATTCGGAGGAAGATTTTCATTTGTCGCCTGCATTGGTATGCAAAGATAACtgttatataataatttgtaaaagGTTTCGTGCCCTGCTACGGGCAGTACATTTTGCCCCCAAAAGCATACACTTCTATGCTAGGAGCTTGACAAAGGTTTCAAGATCCAGCCATGGACTTCTAGAATAAAAAAGTTAACAAAACAAGTGAAAATGTTATGTTTGCGGAGCAACACAACTTCCTTATAATGCAATTTAGAGGGTACAAGTATTTGATAGTCTCAAGCAATAACAATGGTTTAGCAACTGTAATtccctatatatgtatatcaagaAAACATTCCTATGACCCTAGGCACAATGTCTCCAAAATTAATTAAGGTTCCACAAGAAATATAGAGCGAACTCACCATTGCCACACAATCAAGAATAAACCCTCAAAGAACTACTGTTATTCTTCTGATTGAAACAGGACTACACAATTTCTTCAGGGAGGGAGACAACATACATCAGGTCTGCGAGATAATCTGCGAAACAAAGGAACTGTCATCTTTAGAGTAAGAACAAGTTACTCTGGATAAATATCTCTTTTTCCAGGTATCAGAAATTACTTGCAAGTTGCAATGAActagaaaaaaaagaagcttGCTTTAGCTACTTATTACTCCATGTTTATGAGCATTCTTAACTGTGATAAGTGCTTTAAAGTGTTAACATATATCGTAAAATCAATTCCGCAACAAGAAGAAACCCTCATATCAAGCAACAAACAAAATGGAGGatgacatattaaaaattatagggAAATCAATTAGTTATGTCATCTAATCACTCTAAAAACAAATCAAGCCAATTTGGCATCTCCGATTCGAAGAAACACAATTAAACCTAATTATAACACCTGTAAAACAAAATCAATAATCTCGAGTcgccaagaaaaagaaaacccTAAAAAGAAAGAACTTTTATAACCCACGAATAGGAGAAACAATCCAATTAGGAACTTGTCAAATTCTCATTGCAACAATTCACAATCTTTAAGAGAAAGGGCCGATACAACTATAAGTATACAACAATTCAATCAAAAAGAAACAAACTTTGAAATCAAGAATCAGAACCAAAGCTGTAAAATCAAACTGAGAAACAAACAACCCATCATCTAATTTCATCATCTTATAAGGCAACCATTAACAAGAATCACAAATTCTCAATCAATTTCAAGATTCATAACAAACAAGACAAGATTAACAAAACCCACATCAGAAATCAAGATTTAGTTCACTTCGAAACAAATTTCAAGAACAATTCAATTCACAAGATCTGAAAATAAATAACCATGAAAAAACAAGAGCGCTTACTGGGTAATCTTGAGTGGGGGAGAGCTGCAGTAGTTGTATTTTGTATGTATAGATTTGTTGTAGATACAAATAATCCTCTCTTTAGTCGCCAACGCCACGAATAAATCTCCTCCCTTGAAATGATTGATGGGATTTagaaagaaacaaaataaagaagATAGGTGCAACAACGTtactattttcaaaattttcaatgaACATTAGCATGACACATAAGtcattttatacaatttttttgtaacgtaatttttatgttaatttACGTTCTTATAGTAATTGTTCTGGGTACATTATTATGTTATCAGGCGTATGATTATTCCATATCTTTTACCGCATTTCCTATTCTTCTTTGCTCGCTTCTCAGTTGTTTCTATGATTATTATTGACAATCATTATATAGAAATTGGTcaaaattatacaaattttgactaatttgtaaaatattatataattaaaagtaattataaaaattctatCTGtgacattattatattttcaatttattataaatataaaggagcaaattaaaaattttgattaaaattaagtcaatttttattatttaaaaggaaaaatataAGTGCCGCTCGcatgtaaaataaaatcaaaatcagcgTATTCTgccattaaaaaaaatgtatagattGCGACCACAATCACTCAACCAAACTCTTGGGCTTGACAAGCAAAAACAATGAATGACTAGTAGCAAGGTAAAACAGATTCCCTAATCAAAACATAATGATTGCTTTCGATATATAATAATCCGATAGCAAAACCCACGCACATATTTTCATTGCGCTCCGCGCCTATGACCATGACGGGTGTGAATGTGATATTGTCGAacaaaataatctgaaatatcaATCAGacataatttcatttcaaattattgaaatttataataaaataactacACCTACTTTCCAGTTtcccaaaaaaattaatataacaataacaCTTATTAAGTATACCatacatatttttcaaaaactCTGTAAAATATACGGAGTACCTTTTATTTACTAATTTCAAAGCCGGGGAACTTAGAAATACTGtatcatttaaaaattgatataaatCGGCTTGGAAATACTGTTCAAACTAGGACATATTCCCTTCCCCgtcctttttgtttttttaataagcaTTCACCTCCGTTTCTTGATTAGGTGcagagaaagaaaaagaaagaaaagaaacgaAATTGATTATTTCCTAATGTGCcacaattatttttaattaggagAAGAAAGATTAGGTAGGGATTCGATATCCAGAAACTTGTCGGGCGAGGTGAAGTATTATATTGTGAGAAACTTGAGCAGCGCTCGGTGACCGTTATAAATTAGGCCTCTGCTTCTTTCTGGCATTTAAGTAGCCGTTAGCTGTCCCACAGACACTCTGTCACCAACGTTCCAAGCCTTCTTTTATTTACTCGTCCTATACGAATTGTTATTTGACATGATTTGAACCTGAATCTGCTGCCTTTATTTCTTGCTTCTACGGATCTCAGCTCTCAATGATTGTGGGACACCAATCAATAGAGTTTTCAGAAATATGTCAAATTACACTACCGACTGGTCTCTCTGCACCTGAAGAGAATCCAAAGTTTACCAGTTTGCTACAATTATAATAAAAGATCATATAAACATGTCTACATTAAAATGTTGTACATCCTCAAGCTCAAACTACTTGGTTCTTTAAAGATAGATCCACTAAAGTAGATGCAAATGGCTGACAGCTGGAACAATGTAAagtataattattttcatataagcATACTGCAACTGATTACGAGGGCCAATAAAGCAGCAAGAGACCAAAACATGTTTTTAGGATGGACAAGAACAAAATTAGTTCAgcatatgtgatatatattgttatttacCTTTGTCTAAGAATATGGTTAAACATAAttagcaaaagaaaaattaGAGTAGTTCAATACTACTTCATGAAGGCCGGTAGTTGGGAAAACATTTAACAGAAAGATATGCCAGCAAAATTAGCATTAGGGAATTCAATAACAGGGCAAAAGAATTGAAATTCAACATTTTTGTTTAAACACAGAATTGTGCAAAAGTAGTTCAGACTTTTCATTTCTTCTAAACGTGCTACccttgggtttgtaataattcaTAAGTGTCTAGAAAACTGAGTTTAATCAAGTCGATTTCATTCCCCAGTAACTTTAGCGACTTTACTACACCAAACTTGATACGGCAAGTAGAAacaatcaaaatcaacaaaatttgaTCTAAATTTTAATCTCAGGTAACTCTGCTGCTAACAGTCTGATAAAGTGACCTCAGCTGCATATTCCATTTCTCTATAGCAGCATATTTTTTCATTCCCTTCGACCTGGATGTAGATGTTCTATAGTCAATATGGATATATAATGCACAAAAAGAGAATGTACAATCTAAAGAAGAAAGCTGACCTGTCACCACGCTCCAAAAGTTTATTCACTTGATCAATATGCCCTTGTATTCGATTATCTAATATAAGTGACACCAACAGCTGTTCAACATCTGCCTCTGGCACATTCAGCTCCTGTGTGATGAAGAAAATTAATCAATACTACTTCTTGggatttgataaataatattcaattttattttcatgcATCCCCTTGGCTACTGAAAAAGACCTAATAGAAAACACTTGGCTTGCATCAATAACAGTTTTATCCACCAGACATTTtgcgaaaaatatatataaaatactgtaaaaaataaatcaaatagcaagtattttgaaatcaaaatataaaaaagattcaATAGACGCAAGAGTTTATATATATTGCAGATTACAAGATCTTTTCAATAGTCATCTAGTCAATGATTACGATGTCATAACCAGATCACATAAGTAGGCGCCAGGGACATACTTGCGTGTCGTGCAAAACGAACAGGGATGTAAGCAAATACATTCATTTTGTATCAAAAAACTTAATAAACAGAAAAATGGCAGGACATCAGAGTTGTGTCTATTTAACACGTGATGTATTCAAATCGTCCAACTTAATTTAGCATATATCCCATATTAGTGTTGTATGTGTATATTCATGTATATGTCCAGATAATGACATCAAGTTTGTAGTAAACATAAGAATATTGTGACATTGTGATATATAAATGATTGATAGGAGCAGGACCTAGCTGATTAGCATAGCAAAATATTGAAAGAAGGTCTTCCCACCTTTGAAATAAAAGGGATTCTGATCCTTGTGTAGGGTTTGATGAGCTTAAGCAAGACTTGGGTTCTGATATTTTTCAAGAGGTCCTCAATGTAATTTCTAATGAAAGGATCATCCATAATGGTTCTCCTGTTACTCTGCAAAGAACAAGTTTTCAATATGAACTCCCTTACAAAAGCAAAAAGTTCAATACTTGGtaactaaacaaacataaataAGCAAGTGTACCTTAACAATTTTCTCAAATTCCAATATTTCATTTCTTTGATAGGCCGCAATTAAGTTTGTCATAGCCAGTATTTCAGGATCATTTTTGTATCTGCAAATACATGGAAACAACTCAATCACAATGTAAAACATAGGCAGATAATGCTGATTAGTTGTATAAAAACTATGACATACGGCTTGGCTTCTTGCCCATCAAAAGGATTAACTTGAGACTCC of the Daucus carota subsp. sativus chromosome 4, DH1 v3.0, whole genome shotgun sequence genome contains:
- the LOC108219302 gene encoding ubiquitin-conjugating enzyme E2 22, with amino-acid sequence MATNENLPPNVIKQLAKELKNLDETPPEGIRVGVNDDDFSTIFADIEGPAGTPYANGVFRMKLILGHDYPHSPPAGYFLTKIFHPNVAPKNGEICVNTLKKDWNPGLGLRHVLIVIRCLLIEPFPGSALNEQAGKMLLDDYEEYARYARIYTDCHAIKPKPKFKNGAISESTTALNVGQTNTSVLSTEQKNGATGAAVPLPSPLAPTTNTVVKGSQDQSTNAASSTVTDTGISGSATSSLAPVMKNKENVGLPKVNADKKKIDARKKSLKRL